One region of Sulfurospirillum tamanense genomic DNA includes:
- the rny gene encoding ribonuclease Y, with protein sequence MILEFSIAGGAALFSGAAGYFVAKKINDANYNIFLEQAKAKAKAIEYEAELVLKNANIKVQEAEIGAKKRFDEKLSQLTKEHMLKMTDLEKRELQVKEDLKKAGTEKAEVAKLKKEAEQLMEEGTSLKQDYQEKVKEALSILERSAGLTEAEAKEVVLKKVEEKSRADIAHTVRRLEEEAKQDAKRRVNYILAQATSRYAGDFAAERLINVVNIKDDELKGRIIGKEGRNIKTLEMLLGVDIIIDDTPGAIILSSFNLYRRAIATKVIQLLVEDGRIQPARIEGIYEKVQEEFEQTVIEEGENIIIDLGLTKVHPELVKLIGRLKYRASYGQNALGHSLEVAHLAGIIAAETGGDEKLAKRAGILHDIGKSLTHEFAGSHVDLGAEVCKRYKEHPVVINAIYAHHGHEEATSVESAAVCAADTLSAARPGARREVLESFLKRVQDIEEIAKSKEGIKQAYAINAGREIRVIANAKLVNDDEAVLLAKEISQEIEEKVQYPGEIKVHVIREVRAVHYAR encoded by the coding sequence ATGATTTTAGAGTTTTCAATCGCAGGAGGTGCCGCGCTATTTAGCGGTGCAGCAGGGTATTTTGTTGCAAAAAAGATCAATGACGCCAATTACAATATATTTCTAGAGCAGGCCAAAGCCAAAGCTAAAGCGATTGAGTACGAGGCAGAGTTGGTGCTAAAAAACGCCAACATTAAGGTTCAAGAAGCAGAAATTGGGGCAAAGAAGCGTTTTGATGAAAAGCTTTCCCAACTCACTAAAGAGCACATGCTGAAGATGACCGACCTTGAAAAGCGTGAACTTCAAGTTAAAGAAGATTTGAAAAAAGCAGGAACAGAAAAAGCCGAAGTTGCTAAACTTAAAAAAGAAGCAGAGCAACTGATGGAAGAGGGGACAAGTCTTAAGCAAGATTATCAAGAAAAAGTCAAAGAAGCCTTAAGTATCTTAGAACGTTCCGCGGGTCTTACTGAGGCAGAAGCCAAAGAAGTTGTGCTTAAAAAAGTAGAAGAAAAATCCCGTGCAGATATTGCTCACACGGTGCGTCGCTTGGAAGAAGAAGCCAAGCAAGATGCAAAGCGACGAGTAAACTACATCCTTGCCCAAGCCACCTCGCGCTACGCAGGCGATTTTGCAGCAGAGCGATTGATTAATGTGGTCAACATTAAAGATGATGAACTCAAGGGCCGTATCATAGGCAAAGAAGGGCGCAATATCAAAACCCTTGAAATGCTGTTAGGAGTAGACATTATTATCGACGATACGCCTGGCGCTATTATTTTGAGTAGTTTTAACCTCTACCGTCGTGCTATTGCAACAAAAGTAATTCAGTTGCTAGTAGAAGATGGCCGCATTCAGCCCGCACGTATTGAAGGCATTTATGAAAAAGTACAAGAAGAGTTTGAGCAAACGGTGATTGAAGAGGGTGAAAATATCATCATCGACTTAGGTCTAACCAAGGTTCACCCAGAGCTTGTAAAGCTTATCGGTCGGCTAAAGTACCGTGCTAGTTATGGTCAAAATGCCCTTGGGCACTCCTTGGAGGTGGCACACCTTGCAGGCATTATTGCAGCTGAGACAGGTGGGGACGAAAAATTGGCCAAGCGCGCGGGTATTTTGCATGATATTGGCAAGTCACTTACTCATGAATTTGCTGGAAGCCATGTGGATTTAGGGGCAGAAGTGTGCAAGCGCTATAAGGAGCACCCAGTGGTAATTAATGCCATTTATGCTCACCACGGGCACGAAGAGGCAACCTCCGTAGAGTCTGCGGCTGTTTGTGCGGCCGATACTCTCTCAGCAGCACGCCCTGGGGCTAGACGCGAAGTACTAGAGAGCTTTTTGAAACGGGTGCAAGATATTGAAGAGATTGCTAAATCTAAAGAAGGTATCAAGCAAGCTTATGCCATTAATGCAGGGCGCGAAATTCGTGTCATCGCCAATGCAAAACTTGTGAATGATGACGAAGCGGTATTGCTTGCTAAAGAAATTTCTCAAGAAATTGAAGAAAAAGTCCAGTATCCAGGCGAAATTAAAGTGCATGTCATTCGCGAGGTTCGCGCAGTTCATTATGCACGCTAA
- a CDS encoding 5-formyltetrahydrofolate cyclo-ligase: MESKEEFRARCLQKLKHHALRNKLRQDHAVLTKLALLLKDVKGKTILCYLPLKHEVNITKLMRSLRPDNRLLVPFMEGVSFKVVKFRLPIKKKRFSVLEPQNSQMIFSKIDIAIVPVVGVDGALRRIGHGKGMYDRFFSSLKCHPIVIFVQGADCFTTQHVGDAHDVQADFYITPNHFIKRRGFNDFRVFNRRRCRAI, from the coding sequence ATGGAAAGCAAAGAAGAGTTTCGTGCCCGTTGTTTACAGAAATTAAAACACCATGCCTTGCGCAATAAACTGCGCCAAGACCATGCGGTTTTAACAAAACTTGCCTTACTTCTTAAAGATGTGAAAGGGAAGACAATCTTGTGTTATCTTCCGCTAAAGCACGAAGTTAATATTACGAAGCTAATGCGCTCATTGCGCCCTGATAATAGGCTTTTGGTGCCATTTATGGAAGGTGTCAGTTTCAAAGTGGTAAAATTCAGACTGCCTATAAAAAAGAAAAGATTTTCTGTTTTAGAGCCACAAAACTCTCAGATGATTTTTTCCAAGATTGATATTGCTATTGTCCCAGTTGTCGGGGTTGACGGGGCATTACGGCGGATTGGTCACGGCAAAGGGATGTATGATAGATTTTTTTCATCCTTAAAATGTCACCCCATTGTTATTTTTGTACAAGGGGCAGACTGTTTTACCACACAACACGTGGGAGATGCTCACGATGTTCAAGCAGATTTTTATATTACCCCAAACCATTTTATAAAACGAAGAGGATTCAATGATTTTAGAGTTTTCAATCGCAGGAGGTGCCGCGCTATTTAG
- a CDS encoding TlpA family protein disulfide reductase yields the protein MQMKSLALLLASTLFFAGCGETETTFKDEIVIKNEKEPLALIDTLGNTIGITKTTQGITFAGHEGKVVLLNFFATWCPPCKAEIPHLNALQATHGDALSIISVALEEKTVEELKSFMEYYTVNYTVTQGEPNYELAKEVGGVSTIPYMILYDKNGHYATHYVGAVPEEMIDADIKKALGI from the coding sequence ATGCAGATGAAATCTCTCGCCCTCTTGCTTGCCTCGACACTTTTTTTTGCAGGATGTGGTGAAACAGAAACCACGTTTAAGGATGAAATTGTTATTAAAAATGAAAAAGAGCCTTTGGCACTTATTGATACTTTGGGTAACACCATAGGCATCACAAAGACAACCCAAGGAATCACTTTTGCAGGGCACGAAGGGAAAGTTGTCTTGCTGAACTTTTTTGCCACATGGTGCCCTCCATGTAAGGCCGAAATCCCTCATTTAAACGCACTTCAAGCAACCCATGGGGATGCTTTGTCTATCATTAGTGTTGCCCTTGAAGAAAAAACCGTTGAAGAACTTAAAAGCTTTATGGAGTATTACACCGTTAACTATACTGTCACCCAAGGGGAGCCAAACTATGAATTGGCAAAAGAAGTAGGAGGCGTTTCAACCATCCCTTACATGATTCTATATGACAAAAACGGTCATTACGCCACCCATTATGTAGGCGCCGTTCCTGAAGAGATGATTGATGCTGACATCAAAAAGGCTCTTGGAATATGA
- the ftsY gene encoding signal recognition particle-docking protein FtsY: protein MIGFLKKGLSKTLEAIKSVAPKPQEKISKALLEEILLEADVTYELVEEIIYYLPPQEQVKREDVKRVLSTYFIYDTPAPKKEKPFVELILGVNGAGKTTTIGKLAYMYKREGLGVMLGAGDTFRAAAIEQLRRWSERIDVPIVYTQQGHDPSAVAFDAISSARARGIDRVIIDTAGRLQNQVNLVSELQKITRICNKAHEGAPHRKLLILDGTQGNSAIAQAKAFHELIGVDGIIITKLDGTAKGGALFGVARALELPILYVGVGESEEDLIPFEAEAFVDGLLEGIFINESSQNG, encoded by the coding sequence ATGATTGGTTTTTTAAAAAAAGGGCTCAGTAAAACCCTCGAGGCCATCAAGTCTGTTGCCCCCAAACCCCAAGAAAAAATCAGCAAAGCCCTCTTGGAAGAGATTTTACTTGAAGCAGATGTAACCTACGAACTCGTGGAGGAGATTATCTACTACCTCCCTCCTCAAGAACAAGTCAAGCGCGAGGATGTCAAACGGGTTTTAAGTACCTATTTTATCTACGATACCCCTGCACCAAAAAAAGAGAAACCCTTTGTGGAACTTATTCTTGGCGTCAATGGAGCAGGCAAAACCACAACCATCGGCAAACTCGCTTACATGTACAAACGCGAGGGACTTGGGGTGATGCTAGGTGCGGGAGATACCTTTCGTGCCGCCGCCATCGAACAACTAAGGCGCTGGAGCGAGCGCATTGATGTGCCCATAGTCTACACCCAGCAAGGGCATGATCCTTCCGCTGTGGCTTTTGATGCTATTAGTTCAGCCAGAGCCAGAGGTATTGATCGGGTCATCATCGACACCGCAGGGCGCTTACAAAACCAAGTCAACCTTGTCAGTGAGCTTCAAAAAATCACCCGCATTTGCAACAAAGCCCACGAAGGCGCCCCTCACCGCAAACTGCTCATTTTGGACGGCACTCAAGGGAACAGTGCCATTGCCCAAGCTAAAGCTTTCCATGAACTCATTGGCGTGGATGGAATCATCATTACCAAACTTGATGGAACTGCCAAAGGCGGAGCCCTTTTTGGCGTAGCACGCGCTTTGGAACTCCCTATTTTGTATGTTGGCGTGGGCGAGAGCGAAGAAGATCTCATTCCTTTTGAAGCAGAGGCCTTTGTGGATGGCTTGCTTGAGGGAATTTTCATCAATGAGTCTTCTCAAAATGGCTAA
- the radA gene encoding DNA repair protein RadA: protein MAKKKSLFECQACGFQNAKWLGKCPNCGAWDEFLELSETQIATLKETSTPLKSSSGAIPITDVEIETIERFSSGDKELDLVLGGGIVPGSLTLIGGSPGVGKSTLLLKIGGNLASSGKRVLYVSGEESSGQIKLRSDRLGSTHASLFLLPEIRLEAIINELQTTPFDALIVDSIQTLYSEKLTAAPGSVSQVREITFELMRYGKEHNLAIFIIGHITKEGSIAGPRILEHMVDTVLYFEGDNNRELRLLRGFKNRFGSTSEVGIFEMTKTGLMSATDISKKFFTRGTPQAGSAITVIMEGSRPIVLEVQALVSESSYPNPKRSSTGYELNRLTMLLALLERKLDLPFNQYDVFINIAGGIKVGETAADLAIIAAIISSFRNRPISKDTIFLGEVSLIGDVRDVFHLDARLKEAKTQHFSKALVPSKPLETPSGVKCFVVDEVSKVIEWM, encoded by the coding sequence ATGGCTAAAAAAAAGAGCCTCTTTGAGTGCCAAGCTTGTGGTTTTCAAAACGCAAAATGGCTTGGAAAATGCCCAAATTGTGGCGCATGGGATGAGTTTTTAGAACTTAGCGAAACCCAAATTGCCACCCTTAAAGAAACCTCTACTCCCCTAAAATCCTCCAGTGGCGCTATTCCCATCACGGATGTGGAAATCGAAACCATTGAACGGTTTAGCTCAGGAGACAAGGAGTTGGACTTGGTACTGGGCGGGGGCATCGTGCCAGGAAGCTTGACCCTTATCGGCGGAAGCCCAGGAGTAGGAAAGTCTACCTTATTACTCAAAATCGGTGGCAATCTTGCCAGTAGTGGAAAGCGGGTTTTGTATGTCAGTGGTGAAGAGTCTTCTGGGCAGATTAAACTACGCTCAGACCGCCTTGGCAGCACCCATGCTTCTTTATTTTTGCTTCCTGAAATTCGCCTTGAAGCCATCATAAACGAACTCCAAACTACCCCTTTTGATGCGTTGATTGTGGATTCCATCCAAACCCTTTACAGTGAAAAACTCACCGCAGCCCCTGGCAGTGTGTCGCAAGTGCGTGAAATTACCTTTGAACTAATGCGTTATGGCAAAGAACACAACCTTGCTATTTTTATCATCGGGCATATCACTAAGGAAGGTTCCATTGCGGGGCCTCGCATCTTGGAACACATGGTAGATACGGTGCTTTATTTTGAAGGAGACAATAACCGCGAGCTTCGCTTGCTTCGAGGGTTTAAAAACCGTTTTGGCTCCACCAGTGAAGTGGGGATTTTTGAAATGACCAAAACAGGGCTCATGAGCGCCACAGACATTTCAAAGAAATTTTTTACCCGTGGCACGCCTCAGGCGGGTTCGGCCATTACGGTAATCATGGAAGGAAGTCGGCCTATCGTCCTAGAAGTGCAAGCGCTTGTAAGCGAGAGTAGTTACCCTAACCCCAAACGCAGTTCCACAGGTTATGAGCTTAATCGCCTTACGATGCTTTTAGCACTTTTGGAACGCAAACTCGACCTTCCGTTTAACCAATACGATGTTTTTATTAACATTGCTGGAGGCATTAAAGTCGGGGAAACCGCAGCAGATTTGGCGATTATCGCGGCAATTATTAGCAGTTTTCGCAACCGTCCCATCAGCAAAGACACTATCTTTTTAGGGGAGGTGAGTTTAATCGGGGATGTGCGCGATGTGTTCCATCTGGATGCACGCCTCAAGGAAGCGAAAACACAGCACTTTTCCAAGGCACTTGTCCCCTCCAAGCCCCTTGAAACTCCAAGTGGGGTGAAATGTTTTGTGGTGGATGAAGTTTCCAAGGTGATCGAATGGATGTAG
- the fliL gene encoding flagellar basal body-associated protein FliL, producing MAEEKTEGTEKKSGGNMVLIIIVALLVLLLAGGGLAAYLLLGSGDSPQPQTQQAQSAGGGSSASATRSTNLLSIGPVYPMDAFIVNLLSESGSRYLKVSLDIELSSSKLAAEMDAKRSVVRDIIIRTLSSKTFEEVSTFKGKERLKDEVVTRINEVLADGHVRNIFFTDFVVQ from the coding sequence ATGGCAGAAGAAAAAACTGAAGGCACAGAAAAAAAATCTGGCGGCAACATGGTGCTCATTATTATTGTAGCACTATTGGTGCTTTTACTAGCTGGTGGTGGCTTGGCTGCGTATTTATTGCTAGGTTCGGGCGATTCTCCTCAGCCTCAAACACAGCAAGCACAATCAGCAGGTGGCGGTTCAAGCGCAAGTGCGACACGCTCAACCAACTTGCTCTCCATTGGACCGGTTTACCCCATGGATGCATTCATTGTAAACTTGCTTAGCGAGAGCGGAAGCCGTTATTTGAAAGTCTCTTTAGATATCGAGCTTAGCAGCAGTAAACTGGCTGCAGAGATGGATGCTAAACGCTCTGTGGTACGCGACATCATCATTCGCACCCTCTCTTCTAAAACCTTTGAAGAAGTGAGCACGTTCAAAGGAAAAGAGCGCCTTAAGGATGAAGTTGTGACACGCATCAACGAAGTCTTGGCCGATGGCCATGTGCGCAATATCTTTTTTACTGACTTTGTCGTACAGTAA
- the acpS gene encoding holo-ACP synthase — MVGVDIVAISRIAAFYEKHGENALKRYLHPQEIQLAKSNATRAGFWAAKEAISKALGCGIGQMCGFHDITLYKDQKGAPHFTLATHLLEHFNITDHSLSIAHDGGFAIAVVSIQSNSPTAHKVQ, encoded by the coding sequence ATGGTCGGTGTGGATATCGTCGCGATTTCTCGTATCGCGGCGTTTTATGAAAAACACGGTGAGAACGCCCTAAAACGTTACTTACACCCCCAAGAGATACAACTGGCCAAAAGCAACGCGACGCGCGCGGGGTTTTGGGCGGCCAAGGAAGCTATCTCCAAGGCTTTGGGGTGTGGCATTGGCCAGATGTGCGGATTTCACGACATCACTCTCTACAAAGACCAAAAAGGCGCGCCTCATTTCACCCTTGCTACGCACCTTTTGGAACACTTTAACATCACCGACCACTCCTTAAGCATTGCCCACGATGGGGGATTTGCCATTGCAGTGGTCTCCATCCAAAGCAACTCACCCACCGCCCACAAAGTGCAATAA
- the thiS gene encoding sulfur carrier protein ThiS has translation MNIIVNGEAKETHVTTLLELMHELGIEPKVMAAAINMNVVKKEVWETTALSEGDKVELLHFVGGG, from the coding sequence ATGAACATTATCGTTAATGGCGAAGCTAAAGAAACACACGTTACAACCTTGCTAGAACTCATGCACGAACTTGGAATTGAGCCTAAAGTGATGGCTGCGGCTATCAACATGAATGTGGTCAAAAAAGAGGTATGGGAAACAACGGCTTTAAGTGAGGGCGATAAGGTAGAGTTATTGCACTTTGTGGGCGGTGGGTGA